GTTCGGCTACGCCGATGGCGGGATGGGTGTCGTTTAAATGGATGGCCACGTGCTCGGCCAGGTTGTCCAGCGAGGGGTGTTCACGCAGATGGCGCACCACCAGATCCTGGACCGACGCGGACACGAAGAAATACTCCTGCTTCAGGCGCAGTTCGCGCCCGGCGGGTGTGCTGTCGTTGGGGTAGAGCACCCAGGAGATGTTCTCGTACTCGTTTTTCATGCTTGCCGCACGGGCGTAATCGCCGGTATTGAAAGCGTTCAGGTCGATGTGGGCAGGCGCAACCGCCTTCCACAGGCGCAGAGTGCTGACCTTGTCGGTGCCGTGGCCGGGAACCACCATGTCATAGGCCTTGGCGGCGACTTCACCGGCGTTGCGCCAAATGGGCGTGCCGTCGACATGCTCGACCCAGCCGCCAAAGCGCACGGGGTAGCTGATGTCGGCACGGGGAAACTCCCAGGGCGTGCCGTTTTCCAGCCAGGGATCGGGGTATTCCATTTGCGCACCGTTCTGGATGTCTTGCGCAAACATGCCATATTCGTAGCGGATACCGTAGCCAAAGGAGGGCAGACCCACAGTGGCCATGGAATCCAGAAAGCAGGCCGCCAGACGGCCCAGGCCACCATTGCCCAATGCGGCATCGGGTTCGCGGTCCGCTACGGTCTCCAGGGTTTGGGCAAATTTTTGCAGGCCGGCCGCGGCTTCGCCACGGATGTCCAGCGCGCCCAGCGCATTGGACAGGGTGCGGCCCATCAAAAATTCCATCGACAAATAGACCACACGCCGGGCTTTGGCGGCATGGTCGCGGGCCTGGGTTTGGACCCAACGTTGGGACAATTGCTGGCGTGCCACTTGCGACACGGCCAGCATCAAATCATGGGGGGTGGCTTCTGCGGGGCTGACACCGACCGTGTCCAGCAAATGTTGCTCGATGCTGGCTTGAATGGAGGTGGCAGTAGGGGCGATACGCTGGGTCACAGGGGCATCCTTTATGTGGGTTGGCACAAGCCGGAATCCGATGTTCGGATGGCTTTTTTTCTAGTCTAAGCGCTTTGAATGCGGGTACACCGCTTATTTTGAGAATTCTCGCACGAGGTAACCAGCCGGTAACTGTTTTTTAAATCCTCGGATTAAGATGCTGGCGTTAACCAAAAACCCGGTCAACAATTAGCCCAGGAATTGCGCCAGTTTCCCCGTTCGCCCACAAGGTATGCAGGGGCCGACCCGCAAATCCTAATCCCTTCTCTGGAGACAAAAAATGCAGCAAAACAACTTAGCGCTCGGACTGGACCTGCCCAAACGGGCGATTGCACTGGTACTTGCCGGTGGACGTGGCAGCCGATTGATGAACCTGACGGACCGCCGTGCCAAACCCGCGGTGTATTTTGGCGGCAAGTTCCGCATCGTTGACTTTGCGCTGTCCAACTGTTTGAACTCTGGTATCCGCCGCATTGGTGTTATTACCCAGTACAAATCGCATAGTTTGTTGCGCCATATGCAGCGCGGCTGGGCATTTTTGAAAAACGAGATGAACGAGTTTGTCGATCTGTTGCCCGCACAGCAACGCAACGACAACGAAAACTGGTACCGGGGCACGGCCGATGCGGTCTACCAGAACCACGACATCCTGGAGAGCTACGGAGCCGACTACATCGTGGTGTTGGCAGGCGACCACATCTACAAAATGAATTACGCGCTGATGCTGGCCGACCACGTAGCCCAGGGGCGTGAATGCACGGTGGGTTGCATCGCCGTGCCACGTTCGGAGGCCACCGCTTTCGGGGTCATGGCCATCGACGACAACCGGCTGATCACCGAATTCCTGGAAAAACCCGCCGACCCGCCCTCCATGCCCGGCAACCCCGACATGTCGCTGGCCAGCATGGGCATCTACATCTTCAACGCCGCCTTCCTGTATGCCGAGCTCGAACGCGACATGGCCGATCCGACGTCCAGCCACGACTTTGGCAAGGACATCATCCCCCGCGCGGTGCGCAACGGCCTGGCCACCGCCCACCCGTTCTCCATGAGCTGCGTACCCAATGCGGCCGAAGACGAGCCGTACTGGCGCGATGTCGGCACGATTGACGCGTACTGGGATGCCAATATCGACCTGACCGCCACCGAGCCCAAGCTCAACCTGTACGACACCCACTGGCCGATCTGGACCTACCAGGCCCAGCTGCCGCCAGCCAAGTTTGTCCACAACACCGACGACCGACGCGGCATGGCCATCGAGTCGATGGTATCGGGTGGCTGCATTGTGTCGGGCAGCGTGCACCGCTCGGTGCTGTTCTCCAGCGTCAGGGTGCATTCGTATTCCGATGTCAAATGGTCGGTGCTCCTGCCCGATGTACAGATTGGCCGTGGCGCACGCATCAACCGTGCCGTGATCGACCGCGGCTGCGTCATTCCCGACGGCATGGTGATCGGCGAAGACGCGGCATTGGACGCCGAGCGCTTCCACCGCAGTGAAAACGGCATCACGCTGGTCACCTCGGCCATGCTCAAAAAGCTGGCGGGATGAAAGTCCTGCAAGTAGGGGCCGAGGTATTTCCTCTGGTCAAAACGGGCGGCCTGGCCGACGTGCTGGGGGCCTTGCCCCAGGCGCTGGTGGCCGCCGGTGCCGACGTGCGCCTGCTGCTGCCGGGCTTTCCCGCGATCCTGGCGGGCTTGAAAAAGCCGGTCGTGGTCTGCGAGATCGGTGCGGCGTTTGGCGCGGCGCGGGTGCGCCTGCTGCGCGGCACCATCGCCGCCAGCGGCATTTCGGCCTATGTGGTCGATGCACCTTATTACTACCAGCGCACGGGCAATCCGTACCTGGGGGCCGACGGACTGGAGTGGTCCGACAACGCCCAGCGCTTTGCCCTGCTGGGCTGGGTGGCGGCGCATGTGGCCGCCGGTGGGCTCGATCCCGCCTGGACCCCGGACGTGCTGCACGCCCACGACTGGCACGCGGGCATGGCCTGCGCCTACCTGGCGGCCAACCAGTCGGCCACGGTGGCCACCGTCTACACCGTGCACAACCTGGCCTACCAGGGCCTGTTCGATGCCAAGGACTTCCATCTGCTGGGCCTGCCTGTGCGATTCATGGACCCGACCCGGCTGGAATACCACGGCAAGTTCTCGTTCATGAAAGCCGGGCTCACCCATGCCCAGCGCGTGACCACGGTCAGCCCCA
This sequence is a window from Rhodoferax sp. WC2427. Protein-coding genes within it:
- the glgC gene encoding glucose-1-phosphate adenylyltransferase, whose product is MQQNNLALGLDLPKRAIALVLAGGRGSRLMNLTDRRAKPAVYFGGKFRIVDFALSNCLNSGIRRIGVITQYKSHSLLRHMQRGWAFLKNEMNEFVDLLPAQQRNDNENWYRGTADAVYQNHDILESYGADYIVVLAGDHIYKMNYALMLADHVAQGRECTVGCIAVPRSEATAFGVMAIDDNRLITEFLEKPADPPSMPGNPDMSLASMGIYIFNAAFLYAELERDMADPTSSHDFGKDIIPRAVRNGLATAHPFSMSCVPNAAEDEPYWRDVGTIDAYWDANIDLTATEPKLNLYDTHWPIWTYQAQLPPAKFVHNTDDRRGMAIESMVSGGCIVSGSVHRSVLFSSVRVHSYSDVKWSVLLPDVQIGRGARINRAVIDRGCVIPDGMVIGEDAALDAERFHRSENGITLVTSAMLKKLAG